GCCTGACCAGGCTTGTTGTTTTCGTTCAGGGCCTCGGCAGCCATCAGTAACACATCAGAGAAACGGATCAGGCGACGGTTATGTCCAAACTGTGTATTGGTTGATGTACCAGGGATCCACACTTTACGATTATAACACTCCACTTCAATCAGGTTGCCGTCATCATCAAAAGTTTCATCAGGTGTGGTTCCATCGCCTAAAATAAGGATGCCATCAATCACATCACCAAGGTCAATGATCGTTCCCTTGAGCCTTGGATCCTGCTCTTCGAAATTATATCGCAGGTCCAGGGTGGGCCTGTTAAAACCCCAGCCACGGTTGGGAGTCCCCCTGACACCCTGGGTGTTGGCGTACTGGTTCCCCACGGCTCCTTCGGTTTCCATAGCCCCAATTTCGAGCACGGATTCAATACCATGTTCACCATCCTTACCATTGGCATTCACAAAAACAGGTTCAAGATCGTATTCATTCGACCCGATCACCTCAAGGGCATAAATTTCAGCATTTACAAAATCATGCAAGAACAGATACACCTTGGCCAGCAATGCCTTGGCAGCCCCTTTAGTAACACGGCCCAAATCTGCTTCTCCGTAGCCGCTTTTCTCAGGGAGATGTTGAACGGCAAAAAGAAGGTCTTCTTCAATGAGATCATAAATATCATCCTGGCTGGCTCTTGGAACCTGAAGTGCAGGGGTGGTCGTCGTGATCAGCGGCACCCCGCCCCAGGCCCTGACCAGGTCAAAATAATACAAGCCCCTCAGGAATCTGGCCTCGGCTACATAACGATTGCGTAAATCTCCATCCATTTCAATGGAAGGTACTTTCTCAATTACTACATTGGCGCGTTTGATACCCTGATAGAGGGCTGTCCACCAACGGTCAAGCCCATCTTGCGTTGTGGTAAAAGTAAAGGTATCATATGGCCCCAGCGTGTTCACCTGGTCAGCAGGGTTACTGCCCTTAAGTGCATCATCCGACATAAAATCCAGGATGGGATACCCCCCTGAATGATAATGCCAGCTCCTCATAGTGGAA
Above is a window of Bacteroides sp. DNA encoding:
- a CDS encoding RagB/SusD family nutrient uptake outer membrane protein yields the protein MKKTTIILVIISLGLFQGCEDFLELNPQGQLTQESFPTTAADAMLATNAVYSTMRSWHYHSGGYPILDFMSDDALKGSNPADQVNTLGPYDTFTFTTTQDGLDRWWTALYQGIKRANVVIEKVPSIEMDGDLRNRYVAEARFLRGLYYFDLVRAWGGVPLITTTTPALQVPRASQDDIYDLIEEDLLFAVQHLPEKSGYGEADLGRVTKGAAKALLAKVYLFLHDFVNAEIYALEVIGSNEYDLEPVFVNANGKDGEHGIESVLEIGAMETEGAVGNQYANTQGVRGTPNRGWGFNRPTLDLRYNFEEQDPRLKGTIIDLGDVIDGILILGDGTTPDETFDDDGNLIEVECYNRKVWIPGTSTNTQFGHNRRLIRFSDVLLMAAEALNENNKPGQALVHLNRVRERARQGNEEILPDITTTDKDQLRNIILQERRMELALEGHRFWDLVRTGKAQEVLGPLGFVPGKHELLPIPQTEIDISQGTLTQNPNW